TCATGATCTCAATTTAACATCATGTTCAAGTTTGGTTTTTTGGACGTTGTGATTAGCAGCAGATGTTATGGTACGGTGGGCTCGTATTATTAGCCTGGAATCCAAACTGATACTGGAAAATATCAGGTTATCATGCTATGGGGCTCTCCAGTGAAGCGTGAGAATAATGTTACCGTTTCCGTGATTTAAGAAGCTGCAATGCTGCCCCTCTGTGGTAGTCAGCATTATTATCACTTTTCTTGATTTTCCAGAAGTCCTGACATGTAGTAATTTTAGAGCCAATATCTTTCCATGTCATGACATATATGTAGGATATTTAAGATATGTAATTAGGTATTGCAAGAGGAACACTATTATAGTATTCTACCGTGTGGCCATTTGATATGCAACATATCAATAGTCTTGTCACAATATGCATTCATATTATTTTAGCTAATGCAATAATTTATAAAGCTTTGGCACAGATACCCACAATGTGATGAAATTATTATCTACATCAGTGATGGGCAACTTTAATTGGGGCCACAAAAAAATATGAACTCATCATTAGGGTCTGCAGTGGGTCTGTGTACCTACATCGtaacccacacatgcagtcagagtcGGCCCTACCCTTTTACCCGATACAATTGCAATCAGTGGGTCAGGCGGCGCCCTACTGTCCGATTCATATCGCATGATTTCTGATGATTGTTCTCGATTATATCGACTGATTGGTTCTGTATGGGGTGACCCTTTTGGGGGAACAAAGCAAAATCTGGTTGGGCCGCTAGTTGTCCATCCCTGAACATGCAGTTTATTCCTTCTTATATGCGCAAGCAACTCCTGCCCAGGGAATGGTGGGGCGTAAATTGTGGGTTCTTGATTTTGACAGGGTTAGTGATATtcggaatccttgggacgtccctaccctaaaccctaacgccAAGCATAACCCGTTGTCACGCCTGGTTCTCGACGAGGCTACCCTAACCCGAACTTCAACCATTCATACATTTCAACTTCAttggggtagggacgtcccaaggatcttGAAAGTAGACCATTTTGAAAGCATGACGTAGAAAGGGGCGGAGATTTCAGTCAATGTGGAAACGCGATAGTCACAGCAGTATCAGCACCAGTAGTTCTGGAAGTTTCTTACATGGTGGCTAGCTCGCGACATGGTGAAAAGCGTATTTTGAGTAGCCACGATATCTCAGCTCATAAATTGGTTTATTCAGCAGAGAGTGGGATATATTTATGTAACTCCATAGTTTAATAGGTCAAAAAAAATCGTGGAGGGTCGGATTTGTAGCTAGCTTACAGCTGTCAACTGGTTAAGTAGCTAGCCAGTTTCAAACACTACATTTCAGTGTGGTTGGTTGACAGCCTTTGATATAAGATTAAGTGGTGAATTGACGATGTTTTTTTGAATAACAAGCGTTACTTGACAGATACTTGTAATGGGTAAAGACTATTATAAAGTGTTGGGTATACAGAAAGGCGCCTCTGAGGACGAGATAAAGAAGGCGTATCGAAAGCAGGCCTTGCGATATCACCCTGATAAAAACAAGTCCACTGGAGCTGAGGATAAATTTAAAGAGATCGCCGAGGCCTATGATGTCCTCAGCGACGCAAAGAAAAAGGATATATATGACCGATATGGAGAAGAAGGTAACGCATCAACTTTTGGTTCCACACAGTGTGGTGCACCATTGTAACCCAAACTGTCTTGCGCTATCGACGTTGTCAGGTTTGCCAACTATGTAACGTTACTAGCTGTATCAGCCGTGGCCGTTGTTTTTGACAAGTTCTAGCTAACGTTATTATTTAAATGTTagtgtttgtgtttttcttttagTGTAGCCCTATAAACTATTGTAGTTATTATATTGGAAGCAACTGAGCGCCGGAAACAGTCAGAGGCACTACAATTCTCTCGAGAACTTGCTGGAACTTTCCTGCTTATTCTGAGTTCAAACTGTCAGTGGGGCTAGTTTGTTCACATCACAACGTtaattccttccttctgtcacgTCTGATCATGGTCTGTGACACATTGCAGAACACCTTTTCAGAAACACTGCTCTGTCACAGTGACCCCTGAAGACACAGGTGGAAATGTAGCATGCTTTAGCATTATTCATTTAGAGAGATGGTATGTCTGGAAGTGTTGAAAATGTGTTGTGAATAAGTGATTCAAAGGGatttaaaataaacattttgatgTTTGTTCTTGTGTTCTAAAATAGCAATTTTGATGTTGTGTTCACTCTTACAGGCCTGAAGGGGCACACAGCTGGCGGGGGTGGTGGTCCCAATGGccccaacaactacaactacacctTCCATGGAGATCCTCACGCCATGTTTACGGAGTTTTTTGGTGGCCGCAGCCCATTCGACCAGTTCTTCGCACGCAACGGGGACGATGACATGGACACTGATGACCCCTTTGCCGCATTTGGTATGGGAGGGATGGGGGGCATGCCgggtggaatgggagggttccaCCAACACCAGAGGTCCTTCAAATCCCGACCAGGGGGTCCCCACGGGGGCCGTGAGAAGAAGAAAGATTCTCCGGTGGTGCACGAGCTGAAGGTGAGCCTGGAGGAGGTGTTCACCGGCTGCACCAAGAAGATGAAGATCTCCAGGAAGCGGCTGAACCCGGACGGCTGCAGCATGCGCAGCGAGGACAAGATCCTGACAGTGGACATCAAGCGAGGCTGGAAGGAAGGGACCAAGATCACCTTCCCCAGGGAGGGAGACGAGACGCCCACTAACATTCCTGCTGACGTGGTGTTTGTGGTCAAAGACAAACCCCATCCTGTGTTCCGCCGGGATGGCTCCGATATCATCTACCCTGCTAGAGTGTCCCTCAGAGATGTGAGTGCTTGGTCTTTGTGATTTCTTAAACATTGTATCAGTCATAAACGTAACCCACTAAACTCTTTCACTTGTATTCTCTGTAATCATGGTAATGATATTTTCCTCTAAATATGCTTTGTTGCACCATTTAAAGGTCAGTACACTGCATTTAAACATTTTAAACAGTCAGGAATAATATAATGAATTCATGGCTTGTAAaattatacctaggctaaatgtaagccttccacaacctacTAATAATTAATTATATTATAGCAGTTTAACTTGCttttttgcaataatcactgatctggatTTTAAGTCTGTCTGTATGAACATGCCCTTTTTGTAAAAAATGTAACCAGAACCATACACGATGCACATCCACTAATAATGAGTAGTtagctaatctttatatttaaAATCTAGCCATCTTGGATCTATTTGCTTGCTAACAAGTTCGAACAGTAactgttatgaacacaccctccTGTCAGTCTCCTACTGTTCGAACAAaatgctagcctgtccactttgtggCCTACCTACATGGATAAGAAGATGCTTATTTTTCAGAATGAGAACAAGTTGCCAATACGGTATGAAAGTACTAGTATTTACTACCTCCTGTTGCAAGTCCCGTACTATGTTTTTGAATGGGGTTCAAGCTTATATAATCACATTTATGAAAACAAGGTTGTGTGAGAGAAAACAGGCCATGTCTGACTCCCCACAGTCCTGTTAGGGTGATTTCTCCCCTTCTCAGCTGTCTGTCACAGCCTCTTGGTTTACACCAATTAGAGTGCCAAAATGCACATTTGGACTCTGACCCAACCCACTCCAGGTCAGAGTGGCTATCGTTGTCGGCAGATGAAGACGCAAGTTTGGCTGCCGACCAAGTTATGTGTGTTTATTTTAGTATAATTGTGGGTACAATGCATCCAAGAAAACCACAAGTCCATCCTCTGTAAACTGaagatttgtgtgtgtgaatactaTAGTGTGTGGTGGTGAAGATAAAAGTCCTAGACTAAGAAGCATTCGTACTGTTCTTGCTGCACAGCCTGTAGCGAGTCAGAACAAATTATCAGCATTACGTACTAGCGGGTAAGGGCATTGATAGCCGACCGCTCAGATGGCTCCAGCTAGTTGTTTttacaatatacactaccgttcaaaagtttggggtcacttagaaatttctttgtttctgaaagaaaagcaaataatttggtccattaaaataacatcaaattgatgagaaatatagtgtagacattaatgttgtaaatgactattgtagatggaaacggcagatttctaATGTAATAattacataggtgtacagaggcccattattagcaaccatcactcctgtgttccaatggcatgttgtgttagctaatccaagtttatcattttaaaaggctaatttatcattagtaaacccttttgcaattatgttagcacagctgaaaactgttgtcctgatttaaagaagcaataaaactggccatctttatactagttgagtatctggagcatcagcatttgtgggttcgattacaggctcaaaatggccagaaacaaagaactttcttctgaaactctttagtctattcttgttctgagaaatgaaggctattccatgtgagaaattgccaagaaactgaaggtcttgtacaacgctgtgtgtactactcccttcacagaacagcgcaaactggctctaaccagaataggagtgggaggccccggtgcacaactgagcaagaggacaagtacattagtgtctagtttgagaaacagacacctcacaagtcttcaactggcagcttcattaaatagtacccacaaaacaccagtctcaacgtcaacggtgaagaggcgactctacctagcatcccagagttgcaaagaaaaggccattctcagactggccaataaaaaagaaatattaagatgggcaaaagaacacacactggacagagaaactctgcctagaaggccagcatcccggagtcgcctcttcactgttgacgatgagactggtgttttgtaggtactatttaatgaagctgccagttgaggacttgaggcgtACACacagcaaaagggttttctaatgatgaattagccttttaaaatggtaaacttggattagctaacataacgtgccattggaacacaggagtgatggtggctgataatgggcctctgtacgcttatgtggatattccataaaaaatcagccgtttccaactacaatagtcatttacaacataaacaatgtctacactgtatttatgatcaatttgatgtaattttaatggacaaattgtttttctttcaaaaaggacatttctaagtgaccccaaacttttgaacggtagtatatatcaTTATATTCGTGTATTGATTTACTCATACCCGATGCCTTTTATCCCACTCAAGAAGTAAGATACATAGCCGAAAGTTAGAAAAGTCTAATTTGAACTA
Above is a window of Salmo salar chromosome ssa03, Ssal_v3.1, whole genome shotgun sequence DNA encoding:
- the LOC123741706 gene encoding dnaJ homolog subfamily B member 1, translating into MGKDYYKVLGIQKGASEDEIKKAYRKQALRYHPDKNKSTGAEDKFKEIAEAYDVLSDAKKKDIYDRYGEEGLKGHTAGGGGGPNGPNNYNYTFHGDPHAMFTEFFGGRSPFDQFFARNGDDDMDTDDPFAAFGMGGMGGMPGGMGGFHQHQRSFKSRPGGPHGGREKKKDSPVVHELKVSLEEVFTGCTKKMKISRKRLNPDGCSMRSEDKILTVDIKRGWKEGTKITFPREGDETPTNIPADVVFVVKDKPHPVFRRDGSDIIYPARVSLRDALCGCTVSAPTLDGRTVTVTSRDVVKPGMKKRIVGEGLPLSKCPEKRGDMVLEFVVKFPENLGQSARDALTQILPP